From the genome of Helicobacter pylori, one region includes:
- the feoB gene encoding ferrous iron transport protein B, whose amino-acid sequence MEEIIVALVGQPNVGKSSLINALSNAHLKVGNFAGVTVDKMEVSLIHKEHQITIIDLPGTYALNDFTTEEKVTKDFLEKGQYDLILNVVDSTNLERNLALSVQLLDTNKKTLLALNMWDEAQKEGIKINTEKLSQELGVVCVPTSARSKEDRLNTELLLDEMVRIYSQNTANNESIKVPSQSFKESLKYSQSAQRIAQLVISENKQNASFEHTYKIDKILMHPRYGIFIFLGFMFIIFSLSFLIGGGAQKALEEGFKFLSDSVKENVANEDLASLVGDGIIGGVGATVSFLPLIVVLYFGISLLETTGYMSRVAFLLDGILHKFGLHGKSFIPLITGFGCSVPAYMATRTLQNYNERLITLFVIGFMSCSARLPIYVLFVGSFFPSSSAGFVLFCIYILGAVVALVMAKLLKLSVFKGQTESFIMEMPKYRLPSSRMIYFSIYTKSLSYLKKAGTYILVGAILIWFMSQYPKSDAAMKTYKQESLLVDKDTTLSSEAKEEKLKELKTELDKKNLKNSIVGRGGAYLEKVFSPMDFDWRLSVSLVTGFMAKEVVVSTLGVLFSLGDQNEKSDAFREILRKEVSVPSGIAFIVFVMFYIPCFAATITFGREAGGIKFVAYLFIFTTVVAYVFSLIAFYATQILV is encoded by the coding sequence GTGGAAGAAATCATTGTCGCTCTTGTGGGCCAACCTAATGTAGGGAAATCGTCTCTCATCAACGCTTTGAGCAACGCCCATTTGAAAGTGGGGAATTTTGCCGGGGTTACCGTGGATAAGATGGAAGTGAGTTTGATCCATAAAGAGCATCAAATCACTATCATTGATTTACCTGGCACTTACGCGCTCAATGACTTCACCACTGAAGAAAAGGTTACTAAAGATTTTTTAGAAAAAGGGCAATACGATCTCATTCTTAATGTGGTGGATTCCACCAATTTAGAGCGTAATTTAGCCTTAAGCGTGCAATTATTAGACACGAATAAAAAAACGCTTCTTGCGCTCAACATGTGGGATGAGGCGCAAAAAGAAGGCATTAAAATCAATACAGAAAAGCTTTCTCAAGAATTAGGGGTTGTGTGCGTGCCTACAAGTGCAAGATCCAAAGAAGATCGCTTGAATACAGAGCTTTTATTAGATGAAATGGTCAGAATTTATTCTCAAAATACTGCAAATAATGAAAGCATAAAAGTCCCGTCTCAAAGTTTTAAAGAATCTTTAAAATACAGCCAGAGCGCTCAAAGAATCGCTCAATTAGTGATCAGTGAAAACAAACAAAATGCGAGCTTTGAACACACTTATAAGATTGATAAGATTTTAATGCACCCTCGTTATGGGATTTTCATTTTTTTAGGGTTTATGTTTATCATTTTTTCCTTGAGCTTTTTAATAGGGGGGGGAGCGCAAAAAGCGCTTGAAGAGGGGTTTAAATTTTTGAGCGATAGCGTTAAAGAAAATGTGGCTAATGAAGATTTAGCGTCTTTGGTAGGCGATGGCATTATTGGGGGAGTGGGAGCGACGGTTTCATTCTTGCCTTTAATCGTGGTGTTGTATTTTGGGATTTCCTTACTAGAGACGACAGGCTATATGAGTAGGGTAGCGTTTTTATTAGATGGGATCTTGCATAAATTTGGCTTGCATGGGAAGAGTTTTATTCCTTTAATCACCGGTTTTGGCTGCTCTGTACCCGCTTACATGGCGACAAGAACCTTACAAAACTATAACGAACGATTGATCACGCTTTTTGTGATAGGCTTTATGAGCTGCTCGGCAAGACTCCCTATTTATGTGCTGTTTGTAGGCTCGTTTTTCCCTTCTTCGAGTGCGGGGTTTGTGCTGTTTTGCATTTATATTTTGGGGGCGGTTGTGGCGTTAGTGATGGCAAAATTACTCAAATTAAGCGTGTTTAAAGGACAGACTGAATCCTTTATTATGGAAATGCCCAAATACCGCTTGCCCAGTTCTAGAATGATTTATTTCAGTATCTATACCAAATCGCTTTCTTACCTTAAAAAGGCCGGGACTTATATTTTAGTGGGAGCGATTTTAATCTGGTTTATGTCTCAATACCCTAAAAGCGATGCGGCTATGAAAACCTATAAACAAGAAAGCTTATTAGTGGATAAAGACACCACCCTTTCAAGCGAAGCTAAAGAAGAAAAATTAAAAGAATTAAAAACAGAATTGGATAAAAAGAATTTAAAAAACAGCATTGTAGGGAGAGGTGGGGCGTATTTAGAAAAAGTCTTTAGCCCTATGGATTTTGATTGGCGTTTGAGCGTCTCGCTTGTAACCGGATTTATGGCTAAAGAGGTGGTGGTTTCTACTTTGGGGGTGTTATTTTCTTTAGGGGATCAAAATGAAAAATCTGACGCTTTTAGAGAGATTTTAAGAAAAGAAGTCAGCGTGCCTAGCGGGATCGCTTTTATCGTGTTTGTGATGTTTTATATCCCTTGTTTTGCAGCGACCATTACTTTTGGTAGGGAAGCTGGGGGGATCAAGTTTGTAGCGTATTTGTTCATCTTCACAACCGTTGTAGCGTATGTATTTTCCTTGATAGCTTTTTATGCAACTCAAATTTTGGTTTAA
- a CDS encoding 3'-5' exonuclease — MLCVFDIETIPSMSLCKEHFQLEEDDALKICEWSFEKQKEKSGSEFLPLYLHEIISIAAVIGDDYGQFIKVGNFGQRHENKEDFTSEKELLEDFFKYFNEKQPRLISFNGRGFDMPLLTLKALKYNLTLDAFYSQENKWENYRSRYSEQFHLDLMDSLSHYGSVRGLNLNGVCSMMNIPGKFDVSGDLVHAIYYNPHLSQKEKKGVIDSYCQSDVLNTYWLFLKYEVLKGALNKEQYLGLLSDFLEKFPKEKSYSSVFINALEKEIREFA, encoded by the coding sequence ATGTTGTGCGTGTTTGATATAGAGACCATTCCTAGCATGAGTTTGTGTAAAGAGCATTTTCAATTAGAAGAAGATGATGCGCTAAAAATCTGTGAATGGAGTTTTGAAAAGCAAAAAGAAAAAAGCGGGAGCGAGTTTTTGCCTCTTTATTTGCATGAAATTATCTCCATTGCAGCGGTCATAGGCGATGATTACGGGCAATTTATCAAAGTGGGGAATTTTGGTCAAAGACACGAGAATAAAGAGGATTTTACAAGCGAAAAAGAGCTTTTAGAGGACTTTTTCAAATACTTTAACGAAAAGCAACCGCGCTTGATAAGCTTCAATGGCAGAGGTTTTGATATGCCCCTACTCACGCTCAAAGCCCTTAAATACAATTTAACTTTAGACGCTTTTTACAGCCAAGAAAACAAGTGGGAAAATTACCGCTCTCGCTATAGCGAGCAGTTTCATTTGGATTTAATGGATAGCTTGAGCCATTATGGATCCGTTAGGGGTTTGAATCTAAATGGCGTTTGCTCCATGATGAATATTCCTGGTAAATTTGATGTGAGCGGGGATTTAGTGCATGCGATTTATTACAACCCACATTTAAGCCAAAAGGAGAAAAAAGGCGTTATTGACAGCTATTGCCAAAGCGATGTGCTTAACACTTACTGGCTTTTTTTGAAATACGAAGTGTTAAAAGGGGCTTTAAATAAGGAGCAATACCTTGGGCTATTGAGCGATTTTTTAGAAAAATTCCCTAAGGAAAAATCCTATTCAAGCGTTTTTATTAACGCTTTAGAGAAAGAGATTAGGGAGTTTGCTTGA